A single window of Nicotiana sylvestris chromosome 5, ASM39365v2, whole genome shotgun sequence DNA harbors:
- the LOC104220532 gene encoding uncharacterized membrane protein At1g16860 translates to MGSRTGSHQLSNGLIVSGRPEQHKEKQPTVASRAVPYTGGDVKKSGELGKMYGIDFSSGDNLHPLGGPPILRPSSSSQHNSGSGPVRSGPNSGPIPKRSSSSGSGPIMTPIQPTGLITSGPLSSSIGRRSGQLEPASSFKKVVYGSAVTSLSDDIKMGFRVSRVAMWVLLVVLLMALMAGAFVMAAVKKSVILVGVGGVLTPILVILLWNYGYKERGLVGFLRRFPDAELRGAVDGQYVKVTGVVTCGSYPLETSFQRIPRCVYASTELQEYKGCGGKSAHPRQRCFSWGRRHSEKHVADFYISDFQTGLRALVKAGYGAKVAPFVKPTTVVDISKSNRELSPNFLRWLADRSLSSDDRVMRLKEGYIKEGSTVSVMGIVRRQENVLMIVPPAEPISTGCQWARCLLPTYVEGLILTCDDIQNADVIPV, encoded by the exons ATGGGTTCTCGAACCGGGTCGCACCAGCTAAGCAACGGGTTAATCGTCTCGGGCCGACCCGAACAACACAAGGAAAAACAACCTACAGTCGCATCTCGTGCCGTTCCTTACACCGGTGGCGACGTTAAAAAGTCCGGCGAGCTTGGAAAAATGTACGGTATCGATTTCTCAAGTGGGGACAACCTCCACCCTCTTGGAGGCCCACCAATTCTGaggccttcatcttcttcacagCATAATAGTGGATCCGGACCCGTCCGATCCGGGCCTAACTCCGGCCCAATTCCGAAAAGATCCTCTTCCTCCGGTTCCGGTCCAATAATGACCCCAATTCAGCCTACCGGTCTCATTACCTCCGGTCCGTTGAGTTCCAGTATTGGTCGACGGTCCGGCCAGCTCGAACCGGCCAGTTCATTTAAGAAAGTAGTCTACGGCTCCGCCGTGACCAGCTTGAGCGATGATATAAAGATGGGTTTTAGGGTTTCAAGAGTGGCAATGTGGGTTTTACTTGTTGTGTTACTAATGGCTTTAATGGCGGGTGCTTTTGTGATGGCGGCAGTTAAAAAATCGGTGATTTTAGTGGGTGTTGGCGGAGTTTTAACTCCAATTTTGGTGATTTTACTGTGGAATTATGGGTATAAAGAACGAGGCTTAGTGGGGTTCTTAAGAAGATTTCCTGATGCTGAGCTTAGAGGTGCTGTTGATGGACAGTATGTGAAGGTTACTGGG GTTGTCACCTGTGGCAGTTACCCCCTTGAAACTTCTTTTCAGCGGATACCAAGATGTGTATATGCTTCTACAGAATTGCAAGAATACAAAGGTTGTGGTGGAAAATCTGCACATCCTAGACAGCGTTGCTTTTCATGGGGTCGCAGGCATTCGGAG AAACATGTTGCTGATTTCTATATATCAGACTTTCAGACTGGATTAAGAGCACTGGTGAAGGCAGGTTATGGAGCAAAAGTGGCGCCATTCGTAAAACCAACAACAGTTGTTGATATATCAAAGAGTAACAGGGAGTTGTCTCCCAACTTCCTAAGATGGCTTGCTGATCGGAGCCTCTCAAGTGACGACCGTGTAATGCGACTGAAAGAAGG TTACATCAAAGAAGGGAGCACCGTTAGTGTCATGGGCATTGTAAGGCGCCAGGAGAACGTGCTAATGATCGTTCCACCAGCCGAGCCTATTTCAACAGGCTGTCAATGGGCTCGTTGTCTCCTTCCAACCTATGTAGAAGGTCTCATCTTGACCTGTGATGATATTCAGAATGCCGATGTAATTCctgtatag
- the LOC104220533 gene encoding glucan endo-1,3-beta-glucosidase 8: MGRRNDQDFLILCIVGLFTFMGMLTRCWGSVGVNWGTMATQQLPPKSVVKMLKDNGFDKVKLFEADENILNALVGTDIQVMLAIPNFMLHDMSADPLMAAAWVQENVSAYAYTGGVKIRYVAVGNEPFLRTYNGTYLPYILPALKNIQEAINKAGLGSEVKATIPFNADIYFSPESNPVPSAGDFRPEVRDLTIQIVQYLYSNDAPFVVNIYPYLSLYGNIYFPLDFAFFDGSNKPVRDGDYVYTNVFDANFDTLVWSLKKAGFPEVKIVVGEVGWPTDGDKNANIENAMRFNQGLIQHCLTGQGTPARKGRIEVYLFSLIDENAKSIAPGNFERHWGIFEFDGKPKYELDLSGKMQKDKGLVAVEGVNYMHKRWCVLKPDAVDNAEEDLPKNIDYACSLSDCTALGYGSSCNHLSAKGNASYAFNMYYQFKNQNSWDCDFDGLAVVTNDDPSDDKCHFLVMISVGHSMVLLQKRVLCIIYLLLFLRDVI, translated from the exons ATGGGTAGAAGAAATGATCAAGATTTCTTGATTTTGTGCATTGTAGGATTATTTACATTTATGGGAATGTTGACAAGGTGTTGGGGTAGTGTAGGAGTAAACTGGGGTACAATGGCAACTCAACAGTTACCACCAAAGAGTGTGGTGAAAATGCTGAAAGACAATGGATTTGATAAAGTGAAATTGTTTGAGGCAGATGAAAATATTTTGAATGCTTTAGTTGGTACTGATATTCAAGTTATGCTTGCTATTCCTAACTTCATGTTGCATGATATGAGTGCTGATCCTTTAATGGCTGCTGCTTGGGTCCAAGAAAATGTCTCTGCTTATGCTTATACTGGTGGTGTCAAAATCAG GTATGTTGCAGTAGGAAATGAGCCATTTCTCCGAACATACAACGGAACATATCTGCCATACATATTACCAGCTCTGAAAAACATTCAAGAAGCCATTAACAAAGCAGGATTAGGGTCAGAGGTAAAAGCAACTATTCCATTCAATGCTGACATTTACTTCTCCCCCGAGTCAAATCCAGTTCCTTCTGCTGGTGATTTCAGGCCAGAAGTACGCGATTTAACCATTCAGATTGTCCAATATTTGTATTCAAATGATGCTCCTTTCGTCGTTAACATCTATCCTTACCTCAGTCTCTATGGAAACATCTACTTTCCATTAGACTTTGCCTTTTTTGATGGCTCAAACAAGCCTGTTAGGGATGGCGATTATGTTTATACTAACGTGTTTGATGCCAATTTCGATACTCTTGTTTGGTCATTGAAGAAAGCTGGTTTTCCTGAAGTGAAAATCGTGGTTGGAGAAGTAGGGTGGCCAACAGATGGAGATAAAAATGCCAATATCGAAAATGCTATGAGATTTAACCAAGGATTGATTCAACATTGTTTAACTGGACAAGGAACACCAGCTCGGAAGGGCAGAATAGAGGTATATTTATTCAGTCTCATTGATGAGAACGCGAAAAGCATTGCTCCAGGTAACTTTGAGAGGCATTGGGGAATCTTTGAGTTCGATGGGAAGCCAAAATACGAGCTAGATTTATCCGGGAAGATGCAGAAAGATAAAGGGTTGGTTGCAGTAGAAGGTGTAAACTATATGCACAAAAGGTGGTGTGTATTAAAACCAGATGCGGTAGATAATGCAGAAGAAGACTTACCAAAAAATATTGATTACGCGTGCAGTCTTTCAGATTGCACAGCTTTGGGGTATGGTTCTTCCTGTAACCATCTTAGCGCGAAAGGGAATGCTTCCTATGCTTTTAACATGTATTATCAGTTCAAGAATCAGAACAGTTGGGACTGTGATTTTGATGGCTTGGCTGTGGTGACTAACGACGATCCATCTGACGATAAGTGCCATTTCCTTGTGATGATTTCTGTTGGTCATTCAATGGTGTTGTTGCAGAAGAGAGTACTATGTATCATATACTTGTTGCTATTCTTGAGGGATGTAATTTAG